From a region of the Gordonia sp. PP30 genome:
- a CDS encoding MlaD family protein, whose protein sequence is MLSRLVKIQLVVFAIIGVAAIVFVGANYAQLDKMVGLSQYKVTLRMGESAGGIFQNAEVTYRGVPVGRVGTMKLTEKGVDVELRLDSRGPKIPESATAVIANRSAIGEQFVDLQPTTGAGPYLKKGDVITKYTLPPVLQDVMTDTIKLTEAVPVKDLTTVVHELGLAFNGQSENMNRLVDSLTKLAQTGHDNLGQTISLIQNADVVLGTQADQSDEILAWSKSLDQITATLASSDPAVRRILTNAPMTATQLSSFIQKNGTDATTLIHKLGDTMDTIEPATFSTGALLAMLSALSAGSHTPAPGDGQIHFGIVLETENPPACTVGYESTQKMIADIKKKNPSFDINYDDFPFNKDANCDVAVGNPTGVRSANRAALANPDFPQPWDKTPKKMPDTLNLNPLATQLAWLMGVHPTKYN, encoded by the coding sequence ATGCTCAGTAGGCTCGTCAAGATTCAGCTGGTGGTCTTCGCGATAATCGGTGTGGCCGCGATCGTCTTCGTGGGTGCCAACTACGCGCAGCTCGACAAGATGGTCGGTCTGTCGCAGTACAAGGTGACCCTCCGGATGGGGGAGAGCGCGGGCGGCATCTTCCAGAATGCCGAGGTCACCTACCGGGGCGTGCCGGTGGGCCGCGTCGGCACCATGAAACTGACCGAAAAGGGCGTCGACGTCGAGCTGCGGCTGGACTCGCGCGGCCCGAAGATCCCGGAGTCGGCCACCGCGGTGATCGCCAACCGGTCGGCCATCGGTGAGCAGTTCGTGGATCTGCAGCCGACGACCGGTGCGGGTCCGTACCTGAAAAAGGGCGACGTGATCACCAAGTACACGCTGCCCCCGGTGCTGCAAGACGTCATGACCGACACCATCAAGCTCACCGAGGCGGTACCGGTCAAGGACCTGACCACTGTCGTCCACGAGCTCGGTCTGGCCTTCAACGGGCAGTCGGAGAACATGAACCGGCTGGTCGACTCGCTGACCAAGCTCGCGCAGACCGGGCACGACAATCTGGGCCAGACCATCTCGCTGATCCAGAACGCGGACGTCGTCCTCGGCACGCAGGCCGACCAGTCCGATGAGATCCTGGCCTGGTCCAAGAGCCTCGATCAGATCACCGCGACGCTTGCGTCGTCGGACCCGGCCGTCCGCCGGATCCTGACCAACGCGCCGATGACGGCGACGCAGCTCTCGTCGTTCATTCAGAAGAACGGCACGGACGCCACCACGCTGATCCACAAGCTCGGCGACACCATGGACACGATCGAGCCGGCCACCTTCTCGACCGGTGCCCTGTTAGCCATGCTGTCGGCGCTATCGGCAGGCTCGCACACGCCGGCGCCGGGTGACGGGCAGATCCACTTCGGTATCGTCCTGGAGACCGAGAACCCGCCGGCCTGCACCGTGGGTTACGAGAGCACCCAGAAGATGATCGCGGACATCAAGAAGAAGAACCCGTCCTTCGACATCAACTACGACGACTTCCCGTTCAACAAGGACGCGAACTGTGATGTCGCCGTGGGCAATCCGACCGGTGTCCGAAGCGCGAACCGCGCTGCGCTGGCCAATCCGGACTTCCCGCAGCCGTGGGACAAGACCCCGAAGAAGATGCCGGACACTCTCAACCTGAACCCGCTGGCCACCCAGCTGGCGTGGCTCATGGGAGTGCACCCGACGAAGTACAACTAG
- a CDS encoding MCE family protein: MNLSRSGRIKAAGVAVAMSAVMVGVSGCGINVQQMPLPGGVDLGDHPREYMIEFANILDLVPQSVVKMDGTPVGKVTKIEVPADSWNARVHIKVKNQVDLSDESRAAVQQTNLLGEKFVSLSDPKDAAGAPRQNPKVPIPTDRTKTTTDIEELLGALSLLLNGGGINQLEPIVTALNESMGGTEGSKQTRELLINSEKLIRGLNQQRDNIVRAVDGVAVLSDRAAQQTQQIDRILDELPAGIAVLEQQRPQFVDLLTKLDQLGQVGTDILAKSHTQMINDLKALRPILTELAKSVDDAITATPLMLTHPFPDDILPAVHGDSTNLFLNVDLRLLNQLEALGVGQGTPHYRAPSVNPPPIYKGNPYVNGNGPRWGWPTISLLPPAPNSKLGPNTPPSGGTYPMNPTPPAKKKPAKKKPAGGNQYGPLPADAKSTNFLDASLAFPGGSDAQ, translated from the coding sequence ATGAACCTCAGCAGGTCAGGCCGCATCAAGGCGGCCGGCGTGGCCGTGGCGATGAGCGCGGTGATGGTCGGCGTGTCGGGCTGCGGGATCAACGTTCAGCAGATGCCGTTGCCCGGTGGTGTCGACCTGGGCGACCATCCGCGCGAATACATGATCGAGTTCGCGAACATCCTCGACCTGGTGCCGCAGTCCGTCGTCAAGATGGACGGCACTCCGGTGGGCAAGGTCACCAAGATCGAGGTGCCCGCCGACTCGTGGAACGCGCGCGTCCACATCAAGGTGAAGAACCAGGTCGATCTCTCCGATGAGTCCCGGGCTGCGGTCCAGCAGACCAACCTGCTGGGTGAGAAGTTCGTCAGCCTGAGCGACCCGAAGGACGCGGCCGGCGCCCCACGGCAGAATCCGAAGGTGCCGATCCCGACCGATCGGACCAAGACCACGACGGACATCGAGGAACTCCTCGGCGCGCTGTCGCTGCTGCTCAACGGCGGCGGAATCAACCAGCTAGAGCCGATCGTCACCGCCCTGAACGAGTCGATGGGCGGTACCGAGGGCAGCAAGCAGACCCGAGAGTTGCTGATCAACTCCGAGAAGCTGATCCGCGGTCTCAACCAGCAGCGCGACAACATCGTGCGTGCGGTCGACGGCGTCGCGGTGCTGTCGGACCGGGCCGCTCAGCAGACCCAACAGATCGACCGGATCCTCGACGAGTTGCCGGCCGGTATCGCGGTGCTCGAACAGCAGCGTCCGCAGTTCGTCGACCTGCTGACCAAGCTCGACCAGCTGGGTCAGGTGGGCACCGACATCCTGGCGAAGTCGCACACGCAGATGATCAACGATCTGAAGGCGCTGCGGCCGATCCTCACGGAGCTGGCGAAGTCGGTCGACGACGCCATCACGGCGACGCCGCTGATGCTGACCCATCCGTTCCCGGACGACATCCTGCCCGCCGTGCACGGCGACTCGACCAACCTGTTCCTGAACGTCGACCTGCGGCTGCTCAACCAGCTCGAGGCACTCGGCGTCGGACAGGGCACCCCGCACTACCGGGCGCCGTCGGTCAACCCGCCGCCGATCTACAAGGGCAATCCGTACGTCAACGGCAACGGCCCGCGCTGGGGCTGGCCGACGATCTCGTTGCTGCCGCCGGCACCGAACTCGAAGCTGGGGCCGAACACTCCGCCGTCGGGTGGCACGTACCCGATGAACCCGACTCCGCCGGCCAAGAAGAAGCCGGCCAAGAAGAAGCCGGCCGGCGGCAACCAGTACGGTCCGCTGCCCGCCGACGCGAAGAGCACCAACTTCCTGGACGCTTCGCTCGCATTCCCGGGAGGCTCCGATGCTCAGTAG